In Shouchella patagoniensis, the following are encoded in one genomic region:
- a CDS encoding ABC transporter ATP-binding protein: MEPLLELIDVQTYFHVNKNRLVKAVDRVSFTIYENEIVALVGESGSGKSMTSMSVMGLVDSPGKVTGQIRLQGEELVGLKDKKLDKIRGDKMAMIFQEPMTSLNPVFTIGNQIIETIRKHKNVSKQEARKRAIDLLKLVGFSRAEESLKEFPHQLSGGMRQRVMIAIAMSCNPKLLIADEPTTALDVTIQQQILDLMLKVKSEFKSSILLITHDLGVVAETADRVMVMYGGQIVEEASAYDLFTNPLHPYTKGLLRSMPKLEDNKERLEAIGGMVPAPHKFPVGCRFASRCEYATVVCTDAMPELVQANNKRKVRCFLYEEGSTTLDRSRISERVFG; this comes from the coding sequence ATAGAACCTTTGCTCGAACTAATTGATGTGCAGACTTATTTTCATGTAAATAAAAATCGTCTTGTTAAAGCAGTTGATCGTGTTAGCTTTACAATATATGAAAATGAAATTGTTGCTCTTGTAGGGGAGTCTGGTAGTGGTAAAAGCATGACTTCGATGTCTGTCATGGGTCTTGTAGATTCACCTGGAAAGGTGACAGGGCAAATTCGTTTGCAAGGAGAAGAATTGGTTGGATTGAAAGATAAAAAACTCGATAAAATACGTGGCGACAAGATGGCTATGATTTTTCAAGAGCCAATGACATCATTGAATCCAGTTTTCACTATAGGAAATCAAATTATTGAAACAATTAGGAAACATAAAAATGTTTCTAAGCAAGAAGCGCGGAAAAGAGCAATTGACTTATTAAAGTTAGTTGGGTTTAGTAGAGCGGAAGAGAGTTTAAAAGAATTTCCTCATCAACTATCAGGTGGCATGAGGCAGCGAGTAATGATTGCAATAGCGATGTCATGTAACCCTAAATTATTAATTGCTGATGAACCAACAACGGCGTTAGATGTAACAATACAACAACAAATCCTTGATTTAATGTTAAAAGTAAAATCGGAATTCAAATCATCTATCTTACTGATTACCCATGACTTAGGAGTAGTTGCGGAAACTGCTGATCGTGTAATGGTCATGTATGGCGGGCAAATTGTTGAAGAAGCATCTGCTTATGATTTATTTACGAACCCACTGCATCCCTACACTAAAGGCTTACTAAGAAGTATGCCGAAGTTGGAGGATAATAAAGAGAGGTTAGAAGCTATTGGGGGTATGGTCCCTGCTCCACATAAATTTCCTGTAGGATGCCGCTTTGCAAGTCGTTGTGAGTATGCAACTGTAGTATGCACGGACGCCATGCCTGAATTGGTCCAAGCCAATAACAAACGGAAGGTCCGATGCTTTTTGTATGAGGAAGGAAGCACGACACTTGATAGAAGTCGTATTAGCGAGAGGGTATTCGGATAA
- a CDS encoding ABC transporter ATP-binding protein, translating into MSEILIEARDLKMYFPIKQGVIKRTVGHVKAVDGISLKVYEGESLGIVGESGSGKSTLGRMLMSLQDPTEGDVLFEGSTISKLSNRKVRPYRRDMQMVFQDPYASLNPRMSIGELLEEPLLVHKTVKTKKDRKLRAEELLEKVGLPKQSYDKYPHEFSGGQRQRIGIARALSTNPRLIIGDEPVSALDVSIQSQVLNLMKDLQEEFKLTYVFIAHDLSVVKHISDRVAVMYLGRIVEIARKESLYETPLHPYTDALISAVPSTDVTIQKEKITLKGELPSPTNPPKGCAFHTRCPHAYERCKQERPELFEYKKDHVVACHLYTEGLATAK; encoded by the coding sequence ATGAGTGAAATTTTGATTGAAGCGAGAGACTTAAAGATGTATTTTCCTATAAAACAGGGCGTAATTAAACGAACTGTTGGTCATGTTAAAGCAGTAGATGGTATTTCATTGAAAGTATATGAAGGAGAATCACTTGGTATTGTTGGTGAGTCGGGTTCTGGAAAATCGACACTCGGAAGAATGTTAATGAGTTTACAAGATCCAACAGAGGGTGATGTTTTATTTGAAGGCTCAACTATTTCGAAGTTATCAAATAGAAAAGTAAGACCCTATCGACGTGACATGCAAATGGTTTTCCAAGACCCTTATGCTTCTCTTAATCCACGCATGAGTATTGGCGAATTATTGGAAGAGCCCTTGTTAGTACATAAAACGGTAAAAACAAAAAAAGATCGGAAACTACGAGCAGAGGAATTACTTGAAAAAGTAGGTCTGCCAAAGCAATCTTATGATAAGTATCCTCATGAATTTTCGGGAGGTCAAAGACAACGAATTGGAATTGCACGAGCGCTTAGCACAAATCCGCGTTTAATCATTGGGGATGAACCAGTATCAGCACTAGATGTATCCATTCAATCACAAGTATTAAACTTAATGAAAGATTTACAAGAAGAATTTAAATTAACTTACGTATTTATTGCCCATGATTTAAGTGTAGTTAAACATATAAGTGATCGTGTAGCAGTTATGTATTTAGGGAGAATTGTCGAAATTGCAAGAAAGGAAAGTTTGTATGAAACACCTTTGCATCCATATACGGATGCACTTATATCTGCAGTGCCATCAACAGATGTAACGATTCAAAAGGAAAAGATTACATTAAAAGGTGAGTTGCCGAGTCCGACCAATCCACCAAAAGGTTGTGCTTTTCATACCCGCTGCCCTCATGCTTATGAGCGTTGTAAACAAGAACGGCCGGAGCTATTTGAGTATAAAAAAGACCATGTAGTAGCGTGTCATTTGTATACAGAGGGACTAGCAACGGCGAAATAA